A stretch of Lathyrus oleraceus cultivar Zhongwan6 chromosome 6, CAAS_Psat_ZW6_1.0, whole genome shotgun sequence DNA encodes these proteins:
- the LOC127092178 gene encoding protein ANTI-SILENCING 1 isoform X1 — protein MTIKEEPKTLEFKWGIKRGKGGKKRDIQFYESFTLNGVDYSLFDTVYLKSGAQPEPHIGKIIKIWGTPSDKTRKIKIQRFIRPCEISKLLTGIKIYYNELFLSCGDCTGLALINPLESITGKCNVVCISKDSRNPQPSDEAFRKAGFVFYRYFDVGQCKIVEEVDDKIAGVEVKNFFNKTA, from the exons ATGACAATCAAAG AAGAACCTAAGACATTAGAGTTCAAATGGGGGATAAAGCGTGGAAAAGGAGGCAAAAAGAGAGACATACAGTTCTACGAATCATTCACCTTGAATGGTGTTGATTACTCACTCTTTGATACTGTTTATCTTAAAAGTGGAGCGCAACCTGAACCACATATTGGAAAAATCATCAAGATATGGGGAACTCCTAGTGACAAGACTAGGAAAATTAAGATTCAGCGGTTCATTCGTCCGTGTGAGATCTCAAAGCTTTTGACCGGGATTAAGATTTATTATAATGAATTATTCTTGTCTTGTGGTGATTGCACTGGACTTGCCCTTATCAATCCTCTG GAATCTATTACTGGGAAATGCAATGTTGTTTGCATTTCTAAGGATTCTAGGAATCCACAGCCATCAGATGAAGCATTTCGGAAAGCTGGCTTTGTGTTCTATCGATACTTTGATGTTGGGCAGTGTAAAATAGTGGAGGAAGTAGATGACAAGATTGCTGGAGTGGAAG TTAAAAACTTTTTTAACAAAACGGCATAG
- the LOC127092178 gene encoding protein ANTI-SILENCING 1 isoform X2, with product MTIKEPKTLEFKWGIKRGKGGKKRDIQFYESFTLNGVDYSLFDTVYLKSGAQPEPHIGKIIKIWGTPSDKTRKIKIQRFIRPCEISKLLTGIKIYYNELFLSCGDCTGLALINPLESITGKCNVVCISKDSRNPQPSDEAFRKAGFVFYRYFDVGQCKIVEEVDDKIAGVEVKNFFNKTA from the exons ATGACAATCAAAG AACCTAAGACATTAGAGTTCAAATGGGGGATAAAGCGTGGAAAAGGAGGCAAAAAGAGAGACATACAGTTCTACGAATCATTCACCTTGAATGGTGTTGATTACTCACTCTTTGATACTGTTTATCTTAAAAGTGGAGCGCAACCTGAACCACATATTGGAAAAATCATCAAGATATGGGGAACTCCTAGTGACAAGACTAGGAAAATTAAGATTCAGCGGTTCATTCGTCCGTGTGAGATCTCAAAGCTTTTGACCGGGATTAAGATTTATTATAATGAATTATTCTTGTCTTGTGGTGATTGCACTGGACTTGCCCTTATCAATCCTCTG GAATCTATTACTGGGAAATGCAATGTTGTTTGCATTTCTAAGGATTCTAGGAATCCACAGCCATCAGATGAAGCATTTCGGAAAGCTGGCTTTGTGTTCTATCGATACTTTGATGTTGGGCAGTGTAAAATAGTGGAGGAAGTAGATGACAAGATTGCTGGAGTGGAAG TTAAAAACTTTTTTAACAAAACGGCATAG
- the LOC127093860 gene encoding uncharacterized mitochondrial protein AtMg00810-like: MAYILLYVDDIILVTSTQVLRQSTMSLLASEFAMKDLGPLSYFLGIAVSHHPNGIFLSQSTYASEIIERAGMVFCKPSATPVDTKQKLSTSSDTSYEVPSLYWSLAGALEYLTFTRPDISYDVQQVCLHMLAPRTEHMLALKRILHYVQGTLHFGLHLSTSPITKLISYTDADWGGCPDTRRSTPGYCVFLGDNLISRPSKRQQTLSRSSAESEYKGVANVISESCWIRNLLLELYFPIPEATLVYCDNVSAIYLSGNPVQHQRTKHIEMDVHFVREKVACGQTRVLHVPSRHQIADIFTKELPHILFDDFQTSLNAREPPASTTGV; encoded by the coding sequence ATGGCCTACATTCTGCTGTATGTAGACGACATCATCCTCGTCACCTCCACCCAGGTCCTCCGCCAATCAACTATGTCACTCTTAGCATCTGAGTTTGCAATGAAGGATTTGGGCCCTCTGAGTTACTTTTTGGGTATTGCAGTATCTCATCATCCTAATGGCATATTCCTCAGTCAAAGCACTTATGCTTCAGAGATCATTGAACGTGCTGGCATGGTGTTCTGCAAACCATCAGCCACTCCTGTTGACACCAAGCAGAAACTCAGCACCTCCTCCGACACTTCTTATGAGGTTCCCTCCTTGTATTGGAGTCTTGCAGGGGCTCTAGAGTATCTCACCTTCACTCGACCTGATATATCATATGATGTTCAACAAGTTTGTCTTCACATGCTTGCCCCTCGCACGGAGCACATGCTTGCTCTTAAGCGTATTTTGCACTATGTTCAGGGCACCTTACATTTTGGACTACACTTATCCACATCTCCCATTACAAAGCTTATCTCCTACACTGATGCTGATTGGGGTGGATGTCCTGATACCAGACGTTCTACACCTGGTTACTGTGTTTTTCTAGGTGACAACCTTATTTCTCGGCCTTCCAAAAGGCAGCAAACTCTCTCCCGTTCCAGTGCTGAATCCGAATATAAGGGGGTTGCCAATGTTATCTCCGAATCGTGTTGGATTCGCAATCTTCTCCTGGAACTCTATTTTCCTATTCCTGAGGCCACTTTGGTGTATTGTGACAATGTTAGTGCCATCTATCTATCTGGTAATCCTGTGCAACATCAGCgcactaagcatattgagatggACGTTCATTTTGTTCGGGAAAAGGTAGCTTGTGGTCAGACTCGCGTCCTTCATGTTCCCTCAAGACATCAGATCGCAGACATCTTCACCAAAGAACTTCCTCACATTCTCTTTGATGATTTTCAGACCAGTCTAAACGCCCGTGAACCTCCCGCTTCGACTACGGGGGTGTGA